A window of the Hordeum vulgare subsp. vulgare chromosome 5H, MorexV3_pseudomolecules_assembly, whole genome shotgun sequence genome harbors these coding sequences:
- the LOC123397524 gene encoding protein LURP-one-related 8-like, which translates to MAKVHPNVAAPEVPAGGRAAVVEVQQPTVLTVWRKSLLFNCDGFTVFDSAGGLAFRVDRYGSSSGSRRRAEDVVLMDAAGKPLLTVRRKIKLSLGLGEHWVVYEGDATASATAARPLLSVRRHHAGLRRRASDKTLAHVTLLGPYSAGADAAGYVVEGSYGRRSCAVRERDARGGAPVAEVRRKESVGDDVFRLVVPDHRLGTALSMGVVVALDQMFGAASSRTSLLPRSWSA; encoded by the coding sequence ATGGCAAAGGTGCACCCGAACGTTGCGGCGCCAGAGGTGCCGGCTGGAGGCAGAGCCGCCGTCGTCGAGGTGCAGCAGCCCACGGTGCTGACGGTGTGGCGCAAGTCTTTGCTCTTCAACTGCGACGGCTTCACCGTCTTCGACTCCGCCGGCGGCCTCGCTTTCCGCGTCGACCGCTACGGCTCGTCGTCGGGGAGCCGGCGCCGCGCCGAGGACGTCGTGCTCATGGACGCCGCGGGGAAGCCGCTCCTCACCGTGAGGCGCAAGATCAAGCTGAGCCTGGGCCTGGGGGAGCACTGGGTGGTGTACGAGGGCGACGCGaccgcctccgccaccgccgcgagGCCGCTCCTCTCCGTGCGCCGCCACCACGCCGGCCTCCGCCGCCGCGCGTCCGACAAGACGCTCGCGCACGTCACGCTGTTGGGGCCCTATTCGGCCGGCGCCGACGCGGCGGGCTACGTCGTGGAGGGGTCGTACGGGCGGCGGAGCTGCGCGGTGCGGGAGCGGGACGCGCGCGGGGGTGCCCCCGTGGCGGAGGTGCGGCGGAAGGAGTCGGTGGGGGACGACGTGTTCCGGCTGGTGGTGCCTGACCACCGCCTGGGGACGGCGCTGTCCATGGGCGTCGTGGTCGCCCTCGACCAGATGTTCGGCGCCGCCTCGTCGCGGACCTCGCTGCTGCCCAGGAGCTGGTCGGCGTAG